In Dromiciops gliroides isolate mDroGli1 chromosome 4, mDroGli1.pri, whole genome shotgun sequence, one DNA window encodes the following:
- the LOC122725625 gene encoding glutathione S-transferase Mu 3-like: MPMILGYWDVRGVAHAIRLLLQYTGTNYEEKLYQFGKAPDYDRSQWLDVKFKLGLDFPNLPYLIDGERKITQSNAILRYIARKHNMCGETEEEKIRVDLLENQVMDIRMQLVRVSFSPDFEKLKPGYLEQLPGQLKLFSQFLGKGTWFVGDKITFVDFLVYDVLDQNQLFEPKCLDKFPNLKDFIARFEALEKIAAYMHSDKFYKLPINGKIAKWGYKKA; this comes from the exons ATGCCTATGATCTTGGGCTACTGGGACGTCCGCGGG GTGGCCCATGCCATCCGCCTGCTTCTGCAATACACTGGTACTAATTATGAGGAGAAGCTATACCAATTTGGGAAAG CTCCTGACTATGACCGCAGCCAGTGGCTGGATGTCAAGTTCAAGCTGGGCCTGGACTTCCCTAAT CTGCCATACCTGATTGATGGGGAACGGAAAATCACCCAGAGCAATGCCATCTTGCGCTACATTGCCAGAAAGCACAACATGT GTGGTGAGACTGAGGAAGAGAAGATTCGTGTGGACTTGCTGGAGAACCAGGTCATGGACATCCGTATGCAGCTGGTTAGAGTCAGCTTCAGCCCAGATTTT GAGAAACTGAAACCTGGGTACCTGGAGCAGCTCCCAGGGCAGCTGAAGCTCTTCTCCCAGTTCCTGGGAAAGGGGACATGGTTTGTAGGAGACAAG ATCACTTTTGTGGACTTCCTCGTGTATGATGTCCTAGACCAGAACCAATTGTTTGAGCCCAAGTGCCTGGATAAATTCCCAAATCTGAAGGATTTCATTGCACGCTTTGAG GCCCTGGAGAAGATTGCAGCCTACATGCACTCTGACAAATTCTACAAACTGCCCATCAATGGCAAGATCGCCAAATGGGGCTACAAAAAGGCTTAG
- the LOC122726232 gene encoding glutathione S-transferase Mu 3-like, whose protein sequence is MAMILGYWDIRGLAHAIRLLLEYTDSNYEEKLFQIGEAPDYDRSQWLDVKFKLGLDFPNLPYLIDGEQRITQSNAILRYIARKHNMCGETEEEKIRVDLLENQVMDFRLQLARVSYSPDFEKLKPEYLEQLPGQLKLFSQFLGKRTWFAGDKITFVDFLTYDVLDQNQILEPKCLDEFPNLKDFIARFEALEKIAAYMRSDKFYKLPINGKMAKWANKKA, encoded by the exons ATGGCTATGATCTTGGGCTACTGGGACATCCGCGGG CTGGCCCATGCCATCCGCCTGCTCCTGGAGTACACAGATTCTAATTACGAGGAGAAGCTATTCCAAATTGGGGAAG CTCCTGACTATGACCGCAGCCAGTGGCTGGATGTCAAGTTCAAGCTGGGCCTGGACTTCCCTAAT CTGCCATACCTGATTGACGGGGAACAGAGGATCACCCAGAGCAATGCCATCTTGCGCTACATTGCCAGAAAGCACAACATGT GTGGTGAGACTGAGGAAGAGAAGATTCGTGTGGACTTGCTGGAAAACCAGGTCATGGATTTCCGTCTGCAGCTGGCTCGGGTCAGCTACAGCCCAGATTTT GAGAAACTGAAACCCGAGTACCTGGAGCAGCTCCCAGGGCAGCTGAAGCTCTTCTCCCAGTTCCTGGGGAAGAGGACATGGTTTGCAGGGGACAAG ATCACATTTGTGGACTTCCTCACATATGATGTCCTAGACCAGAACCAAATACTTGAGCCCAAGTGCCTGGATGAATTCCCAAATCTGAAGGATTTCATTGCACGCTTTGAG GCCCTGGAGAAGATTGCAGCCTACATGCGCTCTGACAAATTCTACAAACTGCCCATCAATGGCAAGATGGCCAAATGGGCTAACAAAAAGGCTTAG
- the LOC122754177 gene encoding glutathione S-transferase Mu 5-like, whose protein sequence is MPIILGYWDMRGLAHAIRLLLEYTGAHYEEKVYRFGDAPEFDKSQWLDVKFSLGLDFPNLPYLIDGNTKITQSNAILRYIARQYNLCGDTEEERIRVDILENHVMDVRLQLSRLCYNPNFEMLKIEYLEQLPGQLKLFSLFLGKWSWFAGGKLTYVDFLVYDVLDQNRKFDPCCLDDFSNLRDFLDRFESLTSIAAYLASDRCQPYPIFAKMAFWGNK, encoded by the exons ATGCCTATCATCTTGGGCTACTGGGACATGCGCGGG CTTGCCCACGCCATCCGCCTGCTTTTGGAGTACACCGGTGCACATTATGAAGAGAAGGTGTACCGCTTTGGGGATG CTCCTGAATTTGACAAAAGCCAGTGGCTGGATGTGAAGTTTTCTCTGGGCCTGGACTTCCCTAAT CTACCCTACCTGATTGATGGGAACACCAAGATCACCCAGAGCAATGCCATCTTGCGCTACATTGCCAGACAATACAACCTGT GTGGTGACACCGAGGAAGAACGAATTCGAGTGGACATACTGGAGAACCATGTCATGGATGTCCGCCTGCAGCTGTCTCGGCTCTGCTATAACCCAAACTTT GAGATGCTGAAAATTGAGTACCTGGAGCAGCTCCCAGGGCAGCTGAAGCTCTTCTCGCTGTTCCTGGGGAAGTGGAGTTGGTTTGCAGGGGGAAAG CTCACTTATGTGGACTTTCTTGTGTATGATGTCCTGGACCAGAACCGCAAGTTTGACCCCTGTTGCCTGGACGACTTCTCAAACCTCAGGGATTTCTTAGATCGGTTCGAG agtCTGACTAGTATTGCTGCCTACTTAGCCTCTGACCGTTGCCAGCCCTATCCAATCTTTGCAAAGATGGCTTTCTGGGGTAATAAGTAG